Below is a window of Pseudodesulfovibrio sp. 5S69 DNA.
CAAGTCGGACCTGCCGCAGCTGGCCGAGTTCTTCCTGGACCGGGCCAACCGCCGGCTCGGCACGGACATCACCGGGGTTTCCTCGGAGGCCATGGAGATATTCTTCAACTACGACTGGCCGGGCAACGTGCGCCAGTTCGCCAACGCCGTGGAGCGCGCGGCCATCTTCTGCACCTCCACCCGGATCACCCCGGCCGAGGTGGACCAGGCCTTCTCCAACACCCGGCCCGCCGAGGACAGCGGCGTGTACGTGCCCACCGGCGAGGGGCTGCCCCTGAAACAGGCCCTCATGGAATACGAGAAGACCCTGATCGAGAACGCGCTCAGGGCCTGCGGCGGGGTCCAGACCGAGGCCGCGACCGCCCTGGGCGTGTCGGCCAAGAACCTCTGGAACAAGCTCCGTAAGCACGGTATCGATCCGGTATTGTTCAAGAAGTAGCCATTCACCCGTCCTCGCGCCGCCGCTCAGGGCTCCCCGGCGAGAAGAGAACATCCACATTTTGTGGTCCCGCCACACCAGGTAGATCCCCTCTTAAAGGGGATTTTCCTATCTTTTTGCCCTGAAAAATCGGGCTCAAGTGGTCGATCCATTCGTTATCTATAAAAAATAGACTAAAATAACATACTGATTTTACATATAAAAAGATTTCAGGGGGCATGGGGAGTCTGTGGGGAGACTCCATATTTCGTGGATTATGCGCTCTCGGAAGGGTTCCCGAACCGGTCCTGGCACGACCGTGCCGCGTATTTGTAAATTTTATTTCAAGCGATGACGGGCGGTTGCAAACAAAGTTTCAACGCGGTTTTCCGCGATGGCACACGGGTTGCTGTATGGTGGGCGTGGCTGGTGCTGAAAGGCACTAAAAAAATTTAAGACCCGAATTTAAACCAAGGAGAACGACATGACCAAGCTGATGAACCTCATCCGTGACGAAGAAGGCGCGACCGCCATTGAATACGGCCTGATCGCCGCCCTGATCGCCGCCGGTATCGTTGCCGCCACCAAGGCCCTGGGCGACCAGGTCGTGAGCACCTTTAGCTACATCACGACCAAGATGTCCGAGGCCACCACCTCCGGTAGCTAGAAAAGAAATTAATGCTAACCGTTTAACGGAAGCAGCCAGAGCAGCCGAACCGGGGCTTTCGGGATGGTCCCGTAAGCCCCGGTTTTGTCTCCGGGGGAAAGCGGAGACAACAAGCGGCCGGTCCGGCACCTCGGGGGAACCATGGACATTCTCATCGCCATCGCGCTCGCGACCTCTCTGGTGACGGCCGCCGTCACCGACATCCGCAACCAGCGCATCTACAATTGGCTGACCTTCCCGCTCATTCTCGCGGGATTCGCCACGCACATCGTGTTCGGCGGCTTCGCCGGGCTGAAGTTCGCCGCGGGCGGCTTCGCCCTCGGGTTCGTGGCCATGGCCGTTCCGTATTTTCTGGGGGTCATGGGCGCGGGCGACGTCAAGCTCATGGCCGGCATCGGCGCCTGGCTCGGCGTGGAAGCGACCCTCGTCGCCTTCCTCTTCACCTGCATCGCCGGCGGCGTCTACGCCCTGGTGGTCCTGGCCTTCAATCCGAGCATGTGCAAGACGGTCCTCCGAAACATCGCCTACACGTTCCTGGTCTTCATCGGAACCCGCCAGTTCAATTTCGCCTCTGCCGACGAGCAGCAGGCCTTGCCCCGGCTGTGCTACGGCGTGGCCATCACCGTTGGAACCATAGGCGCCATGGCCATATTCGCCTGGGAGTCCGGTTCCATCTTCGTCGGTTACTAAAAGGAGGGGTCCCATGAGCAAGTCCAAGAGAGCCCTCATCCAGATCACCCTGTCCCTGATCCTTGCGATCATCGCGGGCGTGGTCATCTTCAAGTGGACCAACGGCGTGAAGCACACCGCCCCTGTGGCCGCGGTCGAAGAGACCGTGCCCGTGGTCGTGGCCAAGACCGACCTGGGACGCGGCGTCAAGCTGACGGATGAGATGCTCGAGGTGCGCAAGTTCACCAAGGCGTCCCGTCCCTCCGGGGCCTTTGCCGAAATCGCGCAGCTCGAGGGCCGGGTGCTGAATCAGGCCGTGGGCATGGGCGACGCCCTGACCCCCATCAAGCTGGCCGACAAGTCCATCATGGGCGGCGGCGTGTCCGCGCTGATCACGCCGGGCAAGCGGGCCATGGCCGTCAAGGGCAACGAGGTCATGGGGCTGTCCGGTTTCGTCCGCCCCGGCGACCGGGTGGACGTCATCGTCTCCCTGACCGTGGGCCGCGACGAGAAGCCGGTGACCAAGCTGGTCCTGGAACGGGTCAAGGTCATCGCCACCGGAACCCAGCTGACCCCGCCCAACGAGGAAGGCAAGACCGCGTCGGTCGGCGTGTACACCCTGGAGCTGAGCCCGGCCGAATCCGAACGCCTCGCCCTGGCCTCCACCCAGGGGACCCTGCATTTCGCCCTGCGCAACGAGCAAGACAACGCCGACGTGCGGACCACCGGGACCACGGTGCCCCAGACCCTGGCCGCCCTGCGGCCCAAGCACAAGGCCGAGCAGGTCCGGCAGACCCGACGCCGCATCAGCATCGAAGTCATCACCGGCACGAACCGTTCGTCGGTCAAGTTCTAGGAGCGGATGCGATGAAAAACACAAGGACCATACAGTATACCCTGGTCATCCTGCTCGCCTGCCTGACCGTGCTGACCGCCTCCGTGGCCTGGGCACGCGTGGTCAGGTCCGACAAGCCGGACATGATCTCCATGATCGTCGGCGAGTCCACCGTCATCACCACGGACAAGGCCGTCAGCCGCATTTCGCTCGGCTCGGACACCGTCTGCTCCATCGTGGTCATCTCCCCGAAGCAGATCTACCTGACCGCCAACGAGATCGGCTCCACCACCCTGACCCTGTGGGCCGGGGACAAGGTCTCCGAAATCTACGACATCGCGGTTGACCCGGACACCACCCGGCTGAAGCGGATGATCTACGACCTGCTGCCGGGCGAGAGCAATATTCGCGTGCTGACCAACGGCAACTCCGTGACCCTGTCCGGACAGGTCTCCAGCGCCGCCAACCTGGCCTCGGTGGTCGCCCTGGCCGAGGCGGCCGCACCGGACCGCGTGGTCAACCTCCTGACCGTGGGCGGCATCCAGCAGGTCATGCTGGAGGTCCGCGTGGCCGAGATGTCCCGCTCCGTGACCAAGCGCCTGGGCATCAACTTCGCGGCCATCGGCTCCAACTTTTCCATCTACTCGATCATCAACAACCTGACGAGCTACGACGCCGAGCACGACCGCTTCACGCTGACCGACAACATCAACTTCACCGGCACCTACCGGACCGGCTCCACGGCCCTGTTCGGCATGATCGACGCGCTCAAGGCCAATGGCCTGGTGCGCATGCTGGCCGAGCCGAACCTGACCTGCGTGTCCGGCGAGTCCGCCGAGTTCCTGGTGGGCGGCGAAGTGCCCATCCCCATGCCGAGCGCTCTCGGAACCGTGGGCATCGACTACAAGCCGTTCGGCATCTCGCTGAAGTTCACGGCCACGGTCATGTCGTCGGGCCACATCAACCTCCAGGTCAATCCCGAGGTCTCCGAACTCGACTACTCCAAGTCCCTGCCCGTGGAGGGCTACGAAATCCCGACCATCTCCACCCGCCGGGCCAACACAGTGATCGAGCTGGGCGACGGTCAATCCTTTGCCATCGCCGGGCTGATCAGCGACTCCCTCAAGGAAAACAGCAACAAGTTCCCGGGCTTGGGCGAGGTTCCCGTGCTCGGAAGCCTTTTCAGCTCCAAGGACTTCGCGTCCAACAAGACCGAACTGGTCGTCCTGGTCACCGCCCACCTGGCCAAGCCGGTGGATATGGCCTCCCAGACCCTGCCCACGGACGGGTTCCGCGAGCCGGACGACAAGGAGTTCTATCTCTTCGGGCTGCTGGAGGGACAGGGTGATTCCAGCGGGAGCGGAACCACCCATACCGCAGCCAAGGGCGCCGCCGATCCGGGCACCGTGATCCGTCCGGAATCCGGCTTCGACGGGGAATTCGGCCACTCCTGGCCCAACTAGAGCGCAAGCGCGGAGGAACGTCATGCAGAACATCCTGATCTACATCGCCATGGTGGGCATCATGCTCCAGGCCGGTTGCGGCACCATGTTCGAAGGCGAGCGGAGCACGCCGCCCTTCGGCAGCTCGGTGCACATGGCAGTGGCCAGCCAGACCGCCAATCCCGAGGCCGGCGGCGACGCCCCGGTGCTCGGCCTGGACGGCAAGTACGCGGACGCGGTCGTGAAGAAGCACCAGGAAGGCCCCAGGGAAAAGAGCGAGAGCAAGGCCGATTCGACGTTCGGCGTGGTCGAGGTCCAGTGATGCGCGGCCGGGAGTGCTGCGAACACCGGCGTGAGCCGGTGCCTGCGCTCCTGATGGCGTCCGTGCCCCGCAGCGGCACGACAATGTTTGAAACCATGCGGTCCGACGGGGAAAACGGGGGTCGATCGATCACCGTAGTCGGAGCCTACCAGCAAAGGACAGGGGGAAAGGGGGAACCATGAACAACAGAGTGATACCCATATCGCTGGCCGTCATCGACAAGGAGCAGCGCGATCGCCTGGAAAAGATGATCGCCGCCAATCCCATGGTCCGGCTGGTGGGCGAGGACGCCGAAGAGATGGGCGTGCTCATCTACGAGCCCGGCGACTCCGTCGAAGAGGACATGCCGCACATCATCCACGCCCTGGAATCGGGGCAGGCCGAGGACGTCTACCTGGCCGGCAACGTCGCCGACCCCGAGATCCTCATCCGGGCCATGCGCAGCGGCATCCGCGAATACCTCAAGTTTCCCGTGGACGAGAACGACCTGCGCGCCGCGGTCGTGCGCACGGCCATGCGGCTGAGCCTGGGCGTGGACGACAGCGACAAGGGCCGCATATTCACGGTCCTGGGCTGCAAGCCCGGCGTGGGGACCACCTCCCTGGCCGTGAACATGGCCTGCGTCCTGAACGAGCGCGCCCCCGGCCGGACCGTGCTCCTGGATCTCCGCCAGCCCATGGGCGAGATCCCCTATTTCCTGGACCTCAAGTACGAATACACCTGGGGCGACCTGGTGGACGACATCTCCCGGCTGGACGCCACCTACCTGCGCAGCGTCATGGCCGAGCACGAGTCCGGCCTGCACGTCCTGCCCGGCCCCGCCTCGGGCGAGCGCCCCGACGAGCACACCCTGTTCCTCATCCTGGAGCAGCTCCGCCACAGCTACGACTTCGTGGTCGTGGACGCGGCCACCCCCGGCGAGGACGAACTGCCCAAGGAAGTGGAGCTGGCCGATTCCATCCTGATGACCATGCAGCTCTCCCTGCCGTGCCTGGCACGGGTCTCCCGGCTGGCCGACTCCATCGGCGGCCAGGACCCGGACGCCGACCGGCGCATGCGCCTGGTGGCCACCCGCGTGGCCCGCAACGGTTCCATCGGCGTGTCCGAGGCCGCCGAGGTCCTGGGCCGCGAGATCGCCTGGTCCATCCCCGAGGACGGCGAGACCGTGCTCTCTTCCATCAACCAGGGCACGCCCCTGGTCCAGGCCTACCCCAAGTCCACGTCGGCCAAGGCCGTGCAGGCCCTGGTCAAGGACCTGGCACCCAAGGCCAGGAAGCCCCGCAAGGGATTGTCCCTGCCGTTCTCCTCGCTCTTCCGCAAGAAGGGCAAGGACTCGGATTCCAATGACAATCTGGCAGGAGCGACCTTATGAACCTCGCGGAAAGACTGAACCGGAACGCGGCCAAGCGCAGCGCCCAGGCGACCGCGCCCGTCAACGCCAAGCCAGACGCCAAGCCCAAGGCGGCCCCCAGGGCCAAGCCCCAGCCCAAGGCCACCAAGGTCGAGGCGGCGGAGCACTATTTCGACCTCAAGACCCGCATCCACGACCGGCTCATCGACATGATCGACCTGTCGCTCCTGGACTCCCTGAGCGAGTCCGAGATGCGCAGCGAGATCGCCAAGGTCACCGAGGGGCTGCTCTGGGGCGAGTTCCGCAACGCGCCGCTCAACCTGGCCGAGCGCAAGCGCATGCTGGCCGAGATCCAGGACGAAGTCATCGGCCTCGGGCCGCTGGAACCCTACGTCCAGGACCCCACGGTCAACGATATCCTGGTCAACGGCTACAAGCAGATCTACGTGGAGCGTTCGGGCAAGCTGGAGCTGACCCCGGCGCGGTTCAAGGACGACGACCACCTGCGCAAGATCATCGACCGCATCGTCTCCATGGTCGGGCGGCGCATCGACGAGTCCCAGCCCCTGTGCGACGCGCGCCTGCTCGACGGCTCGCGCGTCAACGCGGTCATCCCGCCCCTGGCCATCGACGGCCCCTCGCTGTCCATCCGTAAATTTTCCAAGGACCCGCTGGAAGTGGCCGACCTGATCGGCTTCAACTCCCTGACCCCGGAGATGGCCCTGCTCATGAAGGGCATCGTCCAGACCCAGCTCAACGTGCTCATCTCCGGCGGTACCGGCTCGGGCAAGACCACGCTCCTGAACTGCCTGTCGCGCAACGTGCCCGAGGACGAACGCATCGTGACCATCGAGGACGCGGCCGAGCTGCAGCTCAAGCAGGAGCACGTGGTCCGGCTGGAGACCCGCCCGGCCAACATCGAGGGCCGCGGCGAGATCACCATGCGCGACCTGGTCAAGAACTGCCTGCGCATGCGCCCGGACCGGATCATCGTCGGCGAGGTCCGTTCCTCCGAGGCCCTGGACATGCTCCAGGCCATGAACACCGGCCACGACGGCTCTCTGACCACCATCCACGCCAACACCCCGCGCGACGCGCTCATGCGCCTGGAGACCATGATCTCCATGGCCGGACTGAACCTGAACCCCCTGTCCATGAAGCGCTACATCTCCTCGGCCATCGACGTCATCATCCAGGCCACCCGCATGGTGGACGGCACCAGAAAAGTCATCTCCATCCAGGAAGTGACCGGCATGGAAGGGGAGATGATCACCATGCAGGAGATCTTCGCCTTCGAGCAGACCGGGATGACCGCCGACGGCAAGGTGGACGGCTACTTCAGCGCCCGCGGCATCCGACCCAAGTTCGCGAGCAAGCTCGAACGCATGGGCTTCCCGTTCCCCATGGAAATGTTCAACGTCACCCCCAGACCCCCGAAGAACAAGGAGTAGGCCATGTCCATGACACTGATCATCGCGGCCGTGGCCGTGCTCATCGTCTTCCTGCTGGTCATGGGCATCGGCTCGCTCATGCAGTCCGGATCGGACAAGGCCGAGCGGCGCGTTAAGGACCGCCTCCGGGCCATGGCCCTGACCGCCGACATCGACGCCGCCTCCGTGGACCTGGTCCTGCGCGAGTCGGCCATGAGCGAGGTGCCGCTGTTCAACCGGCTGCTCGAGAGCATGCGCTGGTCCACCAACCTGAGCCGTCTGCTGTATCAGGCCGACGCCAAGGGCTCGGCGGGCGTGTACCTGCTCGTCTGCATGCTCCTGGCCGTGGTCGGCTTCTACGCCGGGACCTTCTCGGGTCGGCTGTGGGTCTCGGTGGCCGGGGCGATCATGCTCGGCTACATCCCCGTCTGGGGGTTGCAGGGGAAGAAGCGCAAGCGCATGAACCGCTTCCAGAAGCAATTGCCCGAGGCGCTGGACCTCATGGCCCGCGCGCTCAAGGCCGGGCACACCTTCGGCGGCGGCATGCGCATGGTGGCGGATGAGTTCGACGGCCCCATCGGCCCCGAGTTCGGCAAGACTCTGGACGAGATGAACTACGGCATGGACGTGGACCGCGCGCTGAGCAACCTGCAGGGTCGGGTGGACTGCCCGGACCTGAAGTTCTTCGTGGTCTCGGTGAACATCCAGCGCGAGACCGGCGGCAACCTGGCCGAGATCATCGCCAAGATCGCCGGTCTGGTGCGCGAGCGGTTCGCCCTGTTCGGCAAGATCCGGGTCCTGTCCGCAGAGGGCCGGGTGTCCGCATACATCCTCATCGCCCTGCCGTTCCTGCTGACCGGCATCCTGTACGTGATCAACCCCGACTACGTCAGCCTGCTGTGGACCCGCGAACTGGGCCAGAACATGGTCTGGGGCGCGGCCATCTCCATGGTCATCGGCTGGGTCATCATCCGCAAGATCATCCAGATCAAGGTGTAGGGAGGCAGCCATGGACATCCAGATCATTCCCCTGTTCGCGGCCGGCGTCGGCTTCGTCTCCGTGCTCCTGGCGGGCTACGGCCTGATAGGCTACCTGAGCGGCGCCAGCGATTCGGCACGGCTCAAGGAGCGGGTCTCGGGCACGGCGGTCAAGCGCTCGGACGCCCTGGCCGCGCCGCTGGCCAACGCGGTCAAGGGGGCCGTGGACTTCTTCGGGCGGCTGGGCACCAAGATCGGCCCCACCGAGACCGAGGAGATCGACAAGGGCCGCCTGCGCCTCATCCAGGCCGGGAAGCGCAAGCCCGACTCGTACAAGATTTTCCAGGGCCTCAAGGGGTTCCTGGCCGTGGGCCTGGCCGGGGGCTTTCTGGCCGTCCGTTTCCTGTTCCTGGACGACATGTCCCTGGGCATGACCTGCTTCGGAGCGGTCCTGCTTGCCGCGGCGGGCGTGTACGGGCCCGAGATCTGGCTGTCCAGGAAGATCAAGGCGCGCAAGATGGCCGTGAGCGACGAGCTGCCCGACGCCCTCGACCTCCTGGTGGTCTGCGTGGAATCCGGCATGGGACTGGACCAGGCCGTGGACCGCGTCTGTCATGAGCTGCGCAACTCCGGCCCGATCATCAGCTCCGAATTCAAGCTGCTCACCCTGGAGCTGCGTGCGGGCAAGTCCCGCATCGAGGCCCTCCGGTCCCTGGCCGAGAGGGTGGGGCTGGACGACCTGAACAGCCTGACCTCCCTGCTCATCCAGGCCGACGCCTTCGGCATCAGCGTCGGCAGGACCCTGCGCGTCTACTCGGACGCCATGCGCGTCAAGCGCTCCCAGCGCGCCGAGGAAAAGGCCGCAAAGATGCCGGTGCTGCTGCTTCTTCCGCTCGTGGCGTTCATCCTCCCGTCCCTGTTCGTGGCCATCCTCGGACCGGCGGTGATCATGAGCATGGACATGTTCCTCCAGATGAACAGCCATTAGGGCAAAAGCCAAGGAGACCATCATGAAAAAGTTTTCCGTCATCGCCATGACCATCTTCGCCGGGGTCATCCTGTCCGGCTGCATGGGCAAGTCTTATGACGACAAGACCTTCGACCAACTGGCCTACGGGGAGGAATCCCCGGTCAACCTGACCAGCGAGCAGCACGAGCAGGTCGGCGACGGCTACGTCCGTCGCGGCAAGCCCGAAATGGCCCTGGTCCACTTCAACAAGGCCATCGAGCTCGACCAGGACAACCTCGACGCCCGGGTCAAGCGCGGCAACCTGCTGGTCGCCCAGGGCCTGGACGAGCAGGCCCTGTCCGAATTCAACAAGGTCCTGGAAAAGGACCAGGACCACGCCATCGCCAACGAGGCCGCGGGCTGCGTGTACTTCCGGGCCGGGCTGTACGACGAGGCCAAGGCGCATCTGAACCGCGCCGTGGCCCTCAATCCCATGCTCTGGAAGGCCCACAATTTCCTGGGCATCATCTATGACCGCGACCGGGACTACGACCAAGCCGCCCAGGAGTTCGCGGCCGCTCTGGAGCTGCACCAGGGCACCGGCGTGGACGAAATCTACAACAATCTTGGCGTGGTCCACATCGCCCGCAAGCAATACGCCCAGGCGGTGGAGACCTTCCGCCAGGCGCTCCACTCGGGCGGCGTGTCCGAGCGCACCTACAACAACCTGGGCCTGGCCCTGGCCCGCATGGGCCGCCTGGACGAGGCCCTCGAATCCTTCAAGTACGCCGGCGGCGAAGCCAAGGCCAACAACAACCTCGGATACGTCCTCTTGACGGAGAACCGGCCCGCCCAGGCGGTGCCCTATTTCGAGAAGGCCATCGAGCTCTCCCCCAGCTACTACGTGAAGGCCGCCGACAACCTGAAGCGTGCCCGTCTGGCGGCCCGCTTTCAGGAAGGCGCCACCCAAATCAGCGGTTCCACCCCGAACCCTCTGCTTCGTCAGTCCTTCCCCGACTCGAAGCAGAACCCCGGCGAGCCTGCGGCATCTCCCGCGTCCGCAGGCTCGCCTCCCCCCTCCGCCAAGGTCGTCACGGCGGCCTTGGAGGAGCCGGGTTCCGGGGATCAGACCATAATTCCCCATGAGAAGACCTACGGCCTGCACGTCAGCTCCTGGCGCGACCACAAGAACGCCTTCGCCCACTGCGAGAAGCTCAAGGCGCAGGGATTCGCCACCTGGATCAACCAGGTCGACCTCGGCGACAAGGGCATCTGGTATCGCGTCCTGGTGGGCAAGTTCGGCTCGGTCAAGGAGGCCAAGGCCGAACGGCCGGACGTGCTGGCCATCCTGAACCTGGACAGCGCCCCGGTCTTCGAGCGCGTGGACCCCAGGCCCGTGGTCTCGGCCCAACTCTAGCGACGGCACGAATGTCTTGAACGGCACCGGCCCACACGCCACCCCGGACAGGCTGCCACACGCCGCCTGTCCGGGGTGTCCGCGTGGCGGACGAACCTTCCCTTTTTCGGGGGATTTCCGTATGTTTCCCCCGGAGGCACGACGCCCGCTTCGGGCCTGAACCCACCGGGGAGATGCAACTTGGCAGCCGACCGCACCAAACACTTTCGCGTACTCGCCGTGGACCAAGACGAGTCCATGCTCATGCTCTACCGCGACATTCTTTGCTTCGAAAGCGAGGAACCGGCCGCCCTGGAGGCGCTGTTCAACGACGACGCCCGGCTGCCGTCCCGCGAGGAGATCGACGAGGACGCGGCCCGGCCGGTCTTCGAAGTGGTCCAGGCCTCCGGCGCCCGGGGCGGCCTCAAAGCCATGGACCACGCCCTCGATGGCGGCGAGCCGTTCGCCATCGCGCTCGTGGACATCCATCTGTCCGACCTGGGCGAACAGCTCCTGGGCATCGATCTGGCAGAGGCCCTGCGGGAACGCGATCCGCACGTGGAGATCGTGCTCCTGTCGGCCCGCCACAAGGTCCCCCTCAAGGAATTCAACAAGCGGGTCCAGCCGCCCGAGAAGCTGCTCTACATCCAGAAGCCGTTCCGCTCGCCGGAGCTCAAGCAGATCGCCTTGTCCCTGGGCTCCAAGTGGGACGCGGAAAACCGCCTGCGGGACCTGAACGAGACCCTGGCCTCCAAGGTCGAGGCTCGGACCAGCGAGCTCAACGCGGTCAACCGGCGGCTGCGGCTCGACATCGCCAAGCGCGCCGCGGTCCTGCGCGAACTCCAGGCCTCGGAGCAGCGCTACCGGCTGCTCTTCGAGCAGAACATCACCGGTAACTTCGCGGCGGACGGCCAGGGGCGCATTCTGGACTGCAACTTGGCCTTTGCCGAAATGTTCGACTTCCGCCTGCCCGACGACGCGCTGGGCGCGAACATCTTCGACCTCTGGGACCGGGCCGGGGGCGGGGAGTCCCTGCGTACCCTGCTGGCCGATACCGGGCGGGTGTCCAACCAGGAGATAATTTTCACGCGCGGGGCGCTCAAGCGGCACCTGATGGTCAGTTGCGACACGGTGGCCGAGGGCGAGGGCGGCCTGGAGGAGTTGCGCGGGTACCTGTTCGACATCTCCGAGCCCAAGCGGCTGGAGGACCAGTTGCGCCAGTCCCAGAAGATGGAGGCGCTCGGCACCCTGGCCGGGGGCATCGCCCACGACTTCAACAACATCCTCGGCGTCATCCTGGGCTACGCCGAGATCATCGAGTCCGGGGCCGAGCCGGACTCCGGCCTGGCGCGGCGCATCGGGGAGATATCCCGGGCGGGACGGCGGGCACGCGACCTGGTCACCCAGATCCTGAACTTCTCCCGGCAGGGCCCCCAGGAGCGGCACGCCATGACCCTGACTCCGCTGATCAAGGAAGCGCTGAAGCTGCTGCGGTCATCGGTGCCGAGCAACGTGGCCATCTACACCCGGCTCCAGACCAGCCGGGATCAGGTCATGGCCGACCCGACCCAGATGCACCAGATCCTGCTCAACCTTTGCGGCAACGCCTCCCAGGCCATGCAGGACACGGGCGGGACCATGACCATTACCCTGGCCGATGTGTTCCCGGACGATCCCGTGGTCCCGCCCGAGGACCTGGGCAAGGCCGAGCGGTTCGTGCGCCTGACCGTGGCCGACAACGGACCGGGCATCGACCCGGAGGTGGCCGAGCGGGTCTTCGATCCCTTCTTCACCACCAAGAAGCAGGGCGAGGGGACGGGCATGGGACTGGCCATGGTCCACGGCATCGTCAAGCGGCACGACGGCTACCTGGAACTGGAGAACGATCCCGGCCGGGGCGCGGCCTTCCACGTCTTTCTGCCGCGCAGTTCCGAGATGGCCCGGCCCGAGGCGGACATCCCGGCCGACCTTGTGTTCCGCGACGGGCGCATCCTGTTCGTGGACGACGAAAAGCCGCTCACGGACATCGGCCGCGAGATGCTCGAAGCCATCGGCTTCGAGGTGGTCACCCGGACTTCGTCCATCGAGGCGCTGGAGGCCTTCAAGTTCAAGGCGGGCGACTTCGACCTGATCATCACCGACCAGTCCATGCCGAACATGACCGGCATGGAGTTCGCCCGCGAGGTCCTCAAGATTCGGCCCGACATTCCGATCATCCTGTGCACCGGCTTCTCGGACGCCGTGTCCTACGAGCGGCTGCGCGACGTCGGCATCGGCGATTTCATCATGAAGCCGATCCTCAAACACGACCTGATGGCCTCCATCGGCCGCCTGCTGTCGCCCAAGTAGCCGCCGCCCCGAGCCGCGGCCGCCGTGCCACGGCTCCCGATCCTCCGTCACCAAACAGTCTCCGGGTTGCCGCGCCGCCGCAATGCGCGCGGTTTTTGCGGCGTGCTATGTTCCGGCGGATGTTCCGTTCACCGTCCGAACCTCTTACCGCTTTTCGGAGGATACGATGCGCTTCAAAACATTGATCGTCGCGGCCGCCGCCTGCCTGTTGGCGTCCGTTGCCGGGGCCATGGCCGGGGAGAACGTCCAGGTCGGTCCCCGGCCCTATTACCTGATCGAAAACATGGACGACGGGCCGCTCAAGGAGTCCTTGCGGCTGTGCGAGGAGAGACCGCTCCAGCGGACCGCCTTCTCCATCGGCCACCGGGGCGCGCCCATGCAGTTCCCCGAGCACACCAAGGAGAGCTACGAGGCCGCCGCGCGCATGGGCGCGGGCGTCATCGAGTGCGACGTGGCCTTCACCAAGGACCGCCAACTGGTCTGCCGCCACTCCCAGTGCGACCTGGCCACGACCACCAATATCCTGGCCATTCCGGAACTGGCCGCCAAATGCTCCAAGCCGTTCACGCCCGCCAAGCTCGACCCGGCCACGGGCGAGGTCCTGGAACCGGCCACGGCCATGTGCTGCACCAGCGACCTGACCGTGGAGGAGTTCAAGCGCCTCAAGGGCAAGATGGACGCCTCCAACCCGGCGGCCGCCACCCCCGAGGAATTCCTGGCGGGCACCCCGGCCTGGCGTACGGAGCTGTACACGGCCACGGGCACGGTCATGACCCACAAGGAGTCCATCGAGCTGTTCAAGAAGCTCGGCGTGAAGATGACCCCGGAACTCAAGACTCCGAGCGTGGCCATGCCCTTCGACGGCGACTACACCCAGGAGCGGTACGCCCGGCAGATGCTCGACGAGTACCGCCAGGCTGGCGTGGACCCGTCCATGGTCTTTGTCCAGTCCTTCCGCCTGGCCGACATCCTGTACTGGCTGAAAAACGACCCGGAGTTCGGCGCGCAGGCCGTTTTCCTGGACGAGGACGGGCTTGCAGGCTTCAACCAGGACAAACCCGAGACCTGGTCCCCGACCCCGGCCGAACTCGCGGC
It encodes the following:
- a CDS encoding glycerophosphodiester phosphodiesterase family protein, producing the protein MRFKTLIVAAAACLLASVAGAMAGENVQVGPRPYYLIENMDDGPLKESLRLCEERPLQRTAFSIGHRGAPMQFPEHTKESYEAAARMGAGVIECDVAFTKDRQLVCRHSQCDLATTTNILAIPELAAKCSKPFTPAKLDPATGEVLEPATAMCCTSDLTVEEFKRLKGKMDASNPAAATPEEFLAGTPAWRTELYTATGTVMTHKESIELFKKLGVKMTPELKTPSVAMPFDGDYTQERYARQMLDEYRQAGVDPSMVFVQSFRLADILYWLKNDPEFGAQAVFLDEDGLAGFNQDKPETWSPTPAELAADGVRIVAPPLWVLVTVEDGRIVPSAYARAAKDAGLKIITWSLERSGLLADGGGWYYQSVKDAVRKPGDMFTLVDVLAQQVGVIGIFSDWPGTVTYYANCKGL